In the Corvus cornix cornix isolate S_Up_H32 chromosome 20, ASM73873v5, whole genome shotgun sequence genome, one interval contains:
- the TOP1 gene encoding DNA topoisomerase 1 encodes MSGDQLHNDSQIEADFRANDSHKHKDKHKDREHRHKEHKKDKEKDREKSKHSNSEHKDSSEKKHKDKEKTKHKDGSSEKHKDKHKDKDKEKRKEEKVGSSSGDIKIKKEKENGFSSPPRIKDEPDDDGFYASPKEDSKPLKRPREDDDADYKPKKIKTEDIKKAKKRKQEEEEDSKAKKVKSKDKKVPEADKRKKPKKEEEQKWKWWEEERYPEGIKWKFLEHKGPVFAPPYEPLPENVKFYYDGKVMKLSTKAEEVATFFAKMLDHEYTTKEIFRKNFFKDWRKEMTSEEKSTITNLSKCDFTHMSQYFKAQSEARKQMSKEEKQKIKEENERLLKEYGYCVMDNHKERIANFKIEPPGLFRGRGNHPKMGMLKRRIMPEDIIINCSKDSKIPAPPPGHKWKEVRHDNKVTWLVSWTENIQGSIKYIMLNPSSRIKGEKDWQKYETARRLKKCVDKIRNQYREDWKSKEMKVRQRAVALYFIDKLALRAGNEKEEGETADTVGCCSLRVEHIKLHPELDGQEYVVEFDFLGKDSIRYYNKVPVEKRVFKNLQLFMENKQPEDDLFDRLNTSILNKHLQDLMEGLTAKVFRTYNASITLQQQLKELTNPDDNIPAKILSYNRANRAVAILCNHQRAPPKTFEKSMMNLQSKIDAKKEQLADARRELKSAKADAKVRRDEKSKKTVESKKKAVQRIEEQLMKLEVQATDREENKQIALGTSKLNYLDPRISVAWCKKWGIPIEKIYNKTQREKFAWAIDMAEEDYEF; translated from the exons TGAGCACAAAGATTCCTcggaaaagaaacacaaagacaaggagaaaaccaaacacaaagaTGGCAGCTCAGAGAAACACAAAGACAAACACAAAGATAAAgacaaggagaagagaaaggaagagaaggtgGGT TCATCTTCTggtgatataaaaataaagaaggaaaaggaaaatggtttCTCCAG TCCGCCACGTATTAAAGATGAACCAGATGATGATGGGTTTTATGCATCTCCTAAAGAGGACTCCAAACCCCTGAAGAGACCTCGAGAAGATGATGA TGCTGACTACAAACccaagaaaatcaaaacagaagacatcaagaaagcaaagaaaaggaaacaagaggaggaagag gacagcaaagcaaagaaagtCAAGAGCAAAGATAAGAAAGTCCCTGAAGCGGACAAAAGAAAGAAGCCgaaaaaagaagaggagcaAAAATGGAAATG GTGGGAAGAAGAGCGCTACCCTGAAGGCATTAAATGGAAGTTCCTAGAGCACAAAGGTCCTGTATTTGCTCCACCATATGAACCTCTGCCTGAAAATGTCAAGTTTTATTATGATG GTAAAGTCATGAAGCTGAGTACCAAAGCAGAAGAAGTTGCTACATTCTTTGCAAAAATGCTTGATCATGAGTACACTACAAAGGAGATCTtcaggaaaaacttcttcaagGACTGGAGAAAG GAAATGACCTCTGAAGAGAAGAGCACTATCACCAACCTCAGCAAGTGTGACTTCACCCACATGAGCCAGTATTTCAAAGCTCAGTCGGAAGCTAGGAAACAGATGTCCAAGGAGGAGAAACAG aaaatcaAAGAGGAGAACGAGCGGCTATTAAAGGAGTATGGTTACTGTGTGATGGACAACCACAAGGAGAGGATTGCCAACTTTAAGATTGAACCCCCAGGTCTCTTCCGAGGTCGTGGCAACCATCCCAAAATGGGAATGTTGAAGAGACGCATCATGCCTGAAGACATCATCATTAACTGCAGCAA GGATTCCAAAATCCCTGCCCCTCCACCAGGACACAAATGGAAGGAGGTCCGGCATGATAACAAGGTGACCTGGCTGGTGTCATGGACTGAGAACATCCAAGGCTCTATCAAATATATCATGTTGAACCCTAGCTCAAGAATTAAG GGTGAGAAGGACTGGCAGAAGTACGAGACAGCTCGGAGGTTGAAGAAGTGTGTAGATAAAATCCGGAATCAATACCGAGAAGACTGGAAATCCAAAGAGATGAAAGTACGGCAGAGGGCTGTCGCACTGTACTTCATTGACAAG CTTGCCCTGAGAGCTGgtaatgaaaaagaagaaggagagaCAGCTGACACCGtgggctgctgctctctgagagTAGAGCACATCAAGCTGCATCCTGAACTGGATGGGCAGGAATACGTGGTTGAGTTCGACTTCCTCGGGAAGGACTCCATCCGATACTACAACAAAGTCCCTGTGGAGAAGAGG gtgtTTAAGAATCTTCAGCTGTTCATGGAGAACAAGCAGCCTGAGGATGACCTCTTTGACCGCCTCAAT aCCAGTATCTTAAATAAACACCTTCAAGACCTTATGGAGGGACTGACAGCCAAGGTATTCCGTACTTACAATGCCTCCATCACgctacagcagcagctcaaggaGCTCACTAATC CGGATGACAACATCCCAGCAAAGATCCTCTCCTACAACCGTGCCAACAGAGCGGTGGCCATTCTGTGTAACCACCAGAGAGCTCCACCCAAAACCTTCGAGAAGTCCATGATGAACCTGCAGAGCAAG ATTGATGCCAAGAAGGAGCAATTAGCTGATGCCAGGAGGGAACTGAAAAGCGCCAAAGCTGATGCCAAGGTCCGGAGGGATGAGAAGTCTAAAAA GACAGTGGAGAGCAAGAAGAAAGCAGTGCAGAGGATCGAGGAGCAACTGATGAAGCTGGAGGTTCAGGCTACAGATAGGGAGGAGAACAAGCAGATCGCTTTGGGCACCTCCAAACTCAACTATCTGGATCCCAGGATCTCTGTTGCTTG GTGTAAGAAGTGGGGAATTCCTATAGAGAAGATTTATAACAAAACCCAACGAGAGAAATTTGCCTGGGCTATCGACATGGCAGAGGAAGACTATGAGTTTTAA